From Onychostoma macrolepis isolate SWU-2019 chromosome 19, ASM1243209v1, whole genome shotgun sequence, a single genomic window includes:
- the pag1 gene encoding phosphoprotein associated with glycosphingolipid-enriched microdomains 1 isoform X2 — MAPALSAMLGSGAMGSEVAGVAALAKGELALVGTLTALTAFLLLSVLLLLCASCQGQKKGGPPGDHENLMNGVSEKEVCSQSVESHGTDLAVSSSHNGPLTSGTVLTDTMDTSPQPSEDMLSSQSEIRSSKYHQDRELPSIPPTDTLKTAIDAQAPSGEGTYEVVKDSASRDVSVEDCLYETVKELKDIGLPNGTLSPEEPPAPLLNGHPSPATPDHTMLPNGVEYASVNLSKKSRYSTDMEARRSAAIVNFEEPEDEKPPPVPDKVLDENENQQIPNGQISCSARDLPKTDPCFYGPVRCIMTQWITLPADNSRASRQRVSGQ; from the exons ATGGCTCCTGCGCTGAGTGCAATGTTGGGGTCAGGGGCCATGGGGTCAGAGGTCGCAGGGGTGGCGGCGCTGGCTAAAGGGGAGTTGGCACTTGTAGGCACGCTCACGGCGCTCACGGCTTTCCTTCTGCTCTCTgtcctgctgctgctgtgtgCAAGCTGCCAGGG GCAGAAAAAAGGGGGGCCGCCAGGAGACCATGAAAACCTGATGAATGGG GTGTCAGAAAAGGAAGTATGTAGCCAATCAGTAGAGAGCCATGGGACTGACTTGGCGGTCAGCAGCTCTCATAATGGGCCTCTTACCAGTGGTACAG TACTAACGGACACAATGGACACAAGTCCCCAGCCTTCAGAAGATATGCTGTCCAGCCAATCAGAGATCAGATCGTCTAAGTATCACCAGGATCGTGAATTACCCAGCATTCCACCCACCGATACCCTCAAAACAGCTATCGATGCTCAAGCTCCCTCAGGAGAAGGCACGTACGAGGTGGTGAAGGACAGCGCCTCCCGTGATGTCAGTGTCGAGGATTGTCTTTACGAGACGGTGAAAGAACTCAAGGACATTGGTCTCCCCAACGGTACACTAAGCCCAGAGGAACCACCCGCGCCTCTTCTTAACGGCCACCCAAGCCCCGCTACACCAGACCACACCATGCTGCCCAATGGTGTGGAGTACGCCTCCGTCAACCTCAGCAAGAAGAGCCGCTACAGCACTGACATGGAGGCCAGGCGCTCGGCTGCCATTGTGAATTTCGAAGAGCCTGAGGATGAAAAACCACCTCCTGTACCAGACAAAGTACTGGATGAGAATGAGAATCAGCAGATTCCGAATGGACAG ATTTCATGCTCAGCCAGAGATCTACCCAAAACTGACCCATGCTTCTACGGACCTGTGAGGTGCATTATGACACAATGGA